Within Quercus lobata isolate SW786 chromosome 5, ValleyOak3.0 Primary Assembly, whole genome shotgun sequence, the genomic segment GATAATGAAGGCATAAATGCTTTTCTTTTATAGAACTTATACTTGAAGGCCTATCAATAAGCTGAATGTTTACCAGTTCACTTATAGGGAAATgtattttagaataatttttggGGTGCCATTTTCCAGCGTTTTACTACCATACTGGAATTCTTTTGTTGTTTGCAAGCAAATTAGAAAATGCCAATTCCTGGAACATTTTCCCCATAAGTTCCATAAAACTAACCTAGAGTTGgtactaattatatttttctattttaatactgcccttttaaaaaattgtactatgcttaaaaaagaaacatgtagttacatttaaaaaaaaaaaaacatttattggACTGGTCCTTCAACAAAATCAAGACTTGCTGCAAAACTACTTGAGTAATCTACGTGGCAAGTCTTGCTCCATAAACATAGATATTTCCTCATACTATTTGCATGAAATAATTTGATTCAACTGCCCATTAATTTTAAGCTATTCACAGCCTCTACTACTTGTTTTTTACAGCCTCCTCCACCTGTTAATGATACCAATCCCTACAATGTCTTTAGGCCAAGGGAGAAAACCCACAGACTTCACACAAGAAGGGTAAGTGTTGAGCTTGGCTCACTTTTGCATTTTAACTTAGTTTTTGAGTGAAAAGTTCTCTTTCTAgatgataaaatttgtaaacatCAACGTCTAAACATCCTCATggtgatattttttttagatgcaAAGGAGGGAAAACAatgtacaatcatttgaaaagcTTCGTCAGGTTAGCACTACTTTCACTTAATCCATTACTGATTTTTTTGCTTACTTTGGTCTTTGAGTTTTACTCAAGTTTGAATCATGCTTTGCTTAGGTGCTagtgagctctagctcaaatggcactttCTAAAGGTGGAAGATAAGATTGTAGGTTCAGGACCAATTGGGTGCGTGTGTAATTATGAATATAAAAACTTGAGCTCATTATGAGGAAATTTCCAAGCTTAAGGTTGCTTAGTTTGTTTAGTTTGATGAGCCTACGCCTGGCCCAATCAAATATATAATCATTAGTGTACTTTAATTTGTAGATTTGTCCaaatattacatattaaaaaaaattgtgtgtttGTCCAAGCATGTGTGTGCTGATATACGTGGGCTTGTGAGCTTACAAGCCAAGTCAGTACAATAGCATGCATGTATAGACAACTAGGACTAGATCCTAATTTTAGTTGATTTATGAAAGCCTAAATAACTGAATTACAAAACTAACCTTTACTCTatgaaattaaaatactaataggcTAAGTAACTAATGAgacttaaaataaaatccaaatgacaaataaaaatataattggcttgtaaaaataaacaaaacaatgttAAGATAAAATTATCTTCAGGCTTCCTGCATTTGGTGCTTAAAACCAAGGGGCTTGGTTTGCCAATGACCTCTAGTTCGATTGTTATCTCCTCCCCTTATAAGTTCTAGGTGAAAGGTGAcgttgtgggttcaagacccattgggtGCGTAACTTgccaattataaataaataaataactaaaaaccTGAGGGGCTTGGTTTGATGGGAAATTCTCCGCCTTCCATGACTCTGAACCAAACTAAGCTTGCCCCTATTTGTGTCTTTGTTTAAAATGCATAGCTCAGTTGCGAACAAGTTGGAGGAGTTACAAAGGGCTTCCCATGGGGAAGTATTGGGGATGAATACAAATAACTTGGTATATTAGAACATAGTGTGTCCGCCAATTAAAACAGGCAGATTGgggatttgaaaatttaaaccttTTAATCGTGCATTATTAGGTAAATGGTATTGGAGGTTTGGAGTGGAATAAGATCAGCTTTGGAGGTCACTTATATCTGCAAATATGGGGAAGCTTGAGTGCCTGAACGTCTAAGGAGTTTAGAGAATCCAATAGTGTGAGTTTGTGGAAGAGTATAAAAAGAGTATGGGAATCCCTCtcttgttttatattttttaagataagAGAGAGTAGTAAGGTGCAATTCTGGTATGACCTTTGGTGTGGTGGGGATACATTGAAGAAAGGTTTCTGGATTTATTTTGTATAGCAATTAACAAGGCATGCTTGGTTTACTACTTTACCAATAGCTCTTTCATGAAGTGAGCTGGCATTCAAATGTTACCTTTTTGAGACCTTGGCAGGACTGGGAACTTCAAATGTATACATTTCTcgtctttgaattttatttgttatttttttcggtGATAAACGTATAATTAAATTTGTACATtcggtttaattttttttcaggtcaggcGGAACCTTGACCAAGCCAAGACCATTCTAGAGGCTCTAATTAAGGTTTGTTCTTCCTAATTGAagttttgaaatatatattaggTAGTTTTTCATTTATGTGGGGATGGAGATCTTCTGTATGGACTTGTAAGACTCAATGTTCAGTATTTGATCGTGTGTagagagaggagaaaaagagagaaataatgGAGACTGAAGTTAGCCTTCAAAGGATCCAAATGAAGTATAAGGTATGCATATGATGTGTATTatcctctttgattttttttcttttttatttataagtgtATATTATTCTCTTTGGTTGCATTTATATTTGGGAATGCACCATTACTTTGTGTCTTCTATCTTCGTATGGTATTTTTGGAACATCATATTAAAGATTCTTGGTCACAATAAGAgaatctcccccccccccccccctctttttttttccctgcatAGCTATCTGCTTGTTTcttaattcaaattttagacGTTCAGCTTTCTACTTTGTGGTTTGATTGAGTGTACTTTCACATGGAAAGCATCTGTTGTACCAGAACCCTCActacttttaatttattttgtgtaaaCCGCAGCTTTAGGTTGCATTTTGACAGCCAATTTTTGGAAGTGCAATAATAGGAATCTTATCCTTAGTTCGTTCTAAATATGGAGAATAATTGAACCACTGTTTATTTCTTGTTCCTTTGCTTATGATCTTTATTGCACTCCATTGTGTTTTGTGACAATTCTATGGTTCAATTGTTGACTGCTTGGGGCGAGGAAGCTTGGTGGTGGGAAGAGCCTAGTTGAATGGAGCTTAACTCCATCCTATGTGGTGTATATGAATGGAGAGTAATGGCAGGAATTTGAAGTTAAAGAGTGAGTCACTAGGAGAGATCAAATAGAGTTTTCCCAAGGCTTTATTTGAATGGGCTTCAGTTCATGCTGCTTTTGGTTCTTCAGTCTTTCTCAGATGCATCAATGTTGTTAAGCTTAGTATctgatttgtgattttttcCTGTTTACCCTCTGGGGTGCTGTTTTCTATGCTTCTTGTGTACTTGGGTTGCATTCCCTATGCCAAGGGCCTCATAgttgaattggcacctccccatgcacaaagtgcttgggggtctattaggggggggtggggggttttttttctttgggtagAGTATGATTTTCAGTAATGTATTAGGATGCTATGATTGTATGCAGTTTCATGCTGGAAAAGGTTATTTTGTAGGGGATATTTCAAgtacagattttttttaaggtggtaGCCTCTAAATATGTATCCTGTTAGGTATGGTATAGAGTTGGAGAGATTCCTCCACAATGTGGTTTTAGATTATATGTTCTGCATGTGTGAAGAGTCCTCATGATAACCTTTTAATCTTTTGCGTCTGCCCTATGTTTTGGTTAGCATGATATTTTCTTGTATTGAATATGTTGCAtatttacctataaaaaaaaaggatatgtTGCATTATTCATTTTGCAATTTTAAGTGATTCTTGGGATGGTTACTTGTATCTTCAAGGGTCGAGTATATATGCCAATTCCGTTTATTAGAAACCTGGTGTTAATTGTTGAGTGAATTCTTCTTGGTTTTCAGCATGAAACAGAGCTCCTGGAAGATAGCTTGGTGCTTCCTGGATTTCCACCCTTCTCTTGCAAGTTTGGTTCTAGCGAAGAAGAATATGTGGATTCAGATGACCTTGCAAACAGCCGTCCCCGTACACGGCCTCCTTCAATACAGAATCCTCCTTTCACAGACTCCAATTTGGTTACAGTTCCCTCAGGAAGCATGAAACAAGAGTTTAGGCGGCGACATGTACCACAAGGATGGCTTCATAAAATGGTACTCTCATAGCTCTTCTGCCCAATCATACTGTCTTTCTCCTTTTCTAtgaatccccccccccccccccccccccccccccccccccaccccctacaaaaaaaaaatctctctcctctcttctcaGGAGGGGGAAAGAATCCGAAAGTAATAGCTGAAATTTTGTGTCATGAGTAAAATATTAACTACCCAATATAAAATGGGTCAGGAAAGATCAAGTCTTTATAACTTGTGATCGTATCTGCTTTTGCTTGAAGAATATCAAATTTATCACTAATTGTGAATTTTAACACGGGATTGAATGATGCAGGATCCTCTTGAACCAATTTTATTGTTCACCAAACCTCTAGTTCCAGAGAAGCTGGCAGCTGCAGGCATTGTACCGCCATCTGATTCATCAACAAGAAATAATGTATCTGCACCACCTTGTAAATTTCGTGGACGAATTGGCCGAGGAGGCCGAATCATATTTGATAGATGGAATCCATTGTTGCAAACTCCGATTGACTGTGGTAACTCTTTTTATATACCACCAAAACCCCGGTCTTCAACGTATAATTGATGTATTCACTTTGCATTGCCCCCCATTCTCTAACCAGGACAGCTGCCCACTGAAAACAGACCCaattcatttttgtttgattatacGGTGGGATCTGGGATCTCAGGGAATTGTAGGCTGAGTAACATTATGTTAGGCATAGAGGTTGTTTGATGCTGGGGCAGGGAGCCGGGTGTATtgtatattttcattttcatctgttgatgtttgtttaaattgtaTTTCTCTGCCTTGTCCTTGCCCATGTTAATTATTATATTGCTTAAAGAAGCATgtacattctctctctctctctctctctctctctctctgtgtggaTCTAGGGAGATAATCCCTACCATCTCTAAGGACTTGAACCCACAACTGTTGTACTATTTGTTCTGTTCATTCTGGTGGTGGTGCAGATATCATATCAGGAAGAAGCAAGGAAAGACAATTCCCCCATAAAACCTCTCAGGGAGAAgaatt encodes:
- the LOC115991734 gene encoding uncharacterized protein LOC115991734 encodes the protein MSRLSFRPRPLDIHKKLPIVKSVKDFEDDDVPTTANAATTASSTRNSHLLRLSSDAAEPEVHQAPTKKVAAEIPTPQYVVVDTYERDYSRTFSQPTSYLRGRGARAELGEFVEYDLDNEDDDWLQDFNNERKSLAPEKLEFLIFKLEVLDHKARERAGVITPTLGSPIPVLLQLDAAIEALQVHSIRYAVIQSVYNYWKEKRERWQKPILRRLQPPPPVNDTNPYNVFRPREKTHRLHTRRMQRRENNVQSFEKLRQVRRNLDQAKTILEALIKREEKKREIMETEVSLQRIQMKYKHETELLEDSLVLPGFPPFSCKFGSSEEEYVDSDDLANSRPRTRPPSIQNPPFTDSNLVTVPSGSMKQEFRRRHVPQGWLHKMDPLEPILLFTKPLVPEKLAAAGIVPPSDSSTRNNVSAPPCKFRGRIGRGGRIIFDRWNPLLQTPIDCGNSFYIPPKPRSSTYN